ACGACTCCAGCCAGTCGAGCAGCAAGGTGGGTTCAGCGAGCGAGCGCAGCACGAGGTCCGCTCCTTCGCGATTTTCGTAAGTGTGCGGATCGACTTCGCCCGTGAGCAACACGGTTCGCGCGCCGGCGGCACGGCCGCACTCAATATCGAAGCGATAGTCGCCGATCATCACAACTTCTGCGGGGTGCACCTGCCACTCGCGGCAGATTTTTTCGATGGGCCACGGATGTGGTTTCACGGGACCATCGTCGCGGGTGATGACCTGCGGAAAGTGGAGTCCCACCCCGCGCAGGGTTGCCTCGGTCACCGGCCGGCTGTTGCGGGTGACGATGGCCTGGTGCCATTGCCGCACTTTCACGGCATGGAGCAGGTCCGCGACGCCGGGCAGCAACTGAGAGCGGGCTGCACCCTCGCGTTCGTGCCGGTCGAGAATTTCCTTACAACGGGCCGCATGATCTGGGGGTAATTTTGTGAGCGCTTCGAGAATCGCCATCTCTGGCGGTAACTGCATTTCTTCGCGCATCAGATCGAAATCGAGCCGCGAGTCGACAAGCGTGCCATCGAGATCGAAAATCACACCACGAATTGCCGGCACGTCACAAAATCCTCGCTCAGAATGCTCTCACTTAGTAAGCGATCTATTGTAGCCAACTGGCAAGATTGTTGGCTGAGTGCAACCAACGCATGCAACGCGAATTGAATAACTTTCCGAATGCGCTGTTGGAGAGCAGTGATTCTCCAGCTGGCAACGCTAGTTGCCGGATTTGAGCGGCGTGGCTCGCCCGGGCCAAAATAGCACGAAAACTTTCAGCCAAATGTTATTGACAAGTAGTCACGACATAGCAATAACTTAACTGGCTGTTTGGCAACCTGGTGGAAGGGGCGTGACTGCGCGGCAAAAACGTTGCGCGTCGTCGCGAGGCATCTGTTCTTGTCATTCGTGGCAAGCAACGAATCGCCGCGCGTGCGGCACAGAGTTTCATCCATGGGGTTTTTCAACAAACAGGATGAATTCGGAATTGGAAAGTTGGCGCAATTCATTGCTGTGAAACAGCTTGCTGACAATCTCGCAAAAGGGGGGTGTTGATAAACCTCGTGGTACTACGCCGCGGCTGAATAGCCGACAACAATTGTTCGGCGAGCCCGACCGCAATCGAGGGGGTGTTCAACAATCGGAGCCATTATTGGGCGGAAAACAGCGTAACTATCGTGTTTCCGCAAGATTTGCTACTAACAATGAGACGGATTGTTGAACATTCACGTTTTTTTAGAACGCGTGAGAGCAATTTCCCGAATCCGATTTGAATGCCCGCGGGCGAGGCATTAATAGTTCGGTGTCGGCGGGCGGTAGTGGGTCAGGTCGATGTTGCGGAACCATTCGATGGTCTTTTGCAGACCTTCGCGCAGGCTGATGGTGGGTTGCCAGCCGAGTTTGGCGAGGGCCAGCCCGATGTCGGGGCGGCGGCGGGTTGGATCGTCGGCAGGCAGGGGTTCGTGAATGATTTTGGAAGTCGAGCCGGTGAGTTGCAGCACCAGTTCGGCCAGTTCGCGAACGGTGAACTCGTCGGGGTTGCCGAGGTTGACCGGGCCGATGAAATCGTCGGGGCCTTCCATCATGCGGATCATGCCGTCGATCAGGTCGTCGCGATAGCAGAACGAGCGGGTCTGCTGGCCATTGCCAAAGAGGGTAATGTCTTCGCCCTGCAGCGCCTGGCGGATGAAGTTCGAGACGACGCGGCCATCGAACGGGTGCATCCGCGGGCCGTAGGTGTTAAAGATGCGAACAATGCGAATGTTGATGCGGTTCACACGGTGATAGTCCATGAACAGCGCTTCGGCGGCTCGTTTGCCTTCGTCGTAACAAGCGCGCGGACCGATGGGGTTCACACTGCCGCGATAATCTTCGCGCTGGGGATGTACTTCAGGGTCGCCATAGACTTCGCTGGTCGAAGCTTGCAGCACTTTGGCCCGACAACGTCGAGCCATGCCGAGAACGTTGATCGCCCCCATCACGGATGTCTTCAGTGTCTTGATGGGATTGAACTGATAGTGTCCCGGTGCGGCGGGGCAGGCAAGGTTGTAAATTTCGTCGACCTCGAGCCAGAACGGCAAGGTGACATCGTGCCGGATCAGGTCGAAGTTGGTTCGCCCGAGCAGGTGCGTGATGTTGCTCTTCTGGCTCGTAAAGAAGTTATCGAGGCAGATGACATCGTGGCCGAGTTCCACCAGCCGTTCGCATAAATGCGAACCGAGAAACCCAGCCCCACCAGTGACGAGAATGCGCTTAATCATAGAATGACGATCACCCGAATGACCCAGTCGGTTACTCCTGCCGTAATATAGGTCATCGTCGTTACGGTCGAGCGGATGGTGGTCGCACAGCAAAGATAACGGTTGCAACGAATAGTGGATGGCCGAGCATCGCGAACCGGATGACAGAGAAGGAATGATTGGAATTCATGGACCAGCGGACCACTACGACTGCTTATCGCGCCCGCTGGGTTTTTCCTGTGGAAAGACCGCCGATTGAGCAGGGTGTGGTGACGGTTGCCAATGGGCTGATCGTGGGCGTGGGCCAGCAGCCGGTTGAGGGAGCGGCCGTAGTTGACTTGGGTAATGTCGCGCTGTTGCCGGGGCTGATTAACGCCCACACGCATTTGGAGTTCAGCCTGTTTAATCGGCCGTTCGGCCAGCGAGGAACCTCGTTCGCGACCTGGCTGAAGCAAGTGGTGGCCTGGCGACGCGAGCAGCCGGCGGTGCTTGGGCAAGAAGAGTGGGCGCTCGCGCAGGGGTTGAACGAAGTGCGAACGACAGCAACAGCGGCAATTGGCGAAATTGCTACGCCGTTGTTTTCTGACTGTTGGCGCAACCAGCCAACCGAACAGGCCGGCGTCATTTTTTTGGAGTTGCTAAGTTTGAATCCGGAGCGTGTGGCACCGCTCCTTAACCTGGCCGTGGAATTCACTCGCGGCACATGGGAAGGGAATCCGCAGCGAGGGTTAAGCCCGCATGCGCCTTACACGGTTCATCCCGAGTTGCTGGCCGGTGCAGTGGAACTATCCCGGGAACGACAAATTCCGCTGACGATGCATCTGGCCGAATCGCGGGAGGAACTGGAACTGCTGGATGCGCAGACTGGTCCACTCGTCGAACTGCTGCACAATCTGGCCGCCTGGTATCCCGAGTCCTTACGGAAAGGTACTCGGCCTCTCGACTACTTGCGCGTGCTCACCAATGCTCATCATGCCCTGATCGCCCACGGCAATTATCTGCAGGCGGATGAGATTGCGTATGTGGCGGAACATCGCAAGCGGCTAACGGTTGTCTACTGCCCGCGCACGCAGGCTTATTTCGATCACGATCCGTATCCCCTGCTGCAAATGCTCCATGCGGGAGCGAGAGTGGCAGTGGGAACCGATTCGCGGGCGAGCAATCCCGATCTGTCGGTATGGAAGGAACTGCAACAGGTACGGACGACGCATGCAAACGTGTCGCCTGAGGTAATCCTAACCATGGGAACGATCGCCGGAGCAGAGGCGCTCGGCAAGCAAAGTCAGCACGGCACCCTATCGGTCGGCAAACGTGCGGAATTAACGATAATTCAATTGCCGAATGAACATGGCGATGCCTACGAAGCGCTCTTCTCCGGTGAGCAGATTACTCATCCGATTTATCGAACAGGATGCTGATCGATTGGTCGTGGTGAATCCGCTTAATGGCTTCGGCCAAGAGCGGGGCAACCGAAAGAACTTGCAAATTCGGCAGTCGCTTTTCTGCGGGTACGGGAACGGTATCGCAGACGGCCAGCGTGGTGATCTTCGAGTCTCTGATCTTTTCGATAGCCTTACCACAGAGCACGCCGTGAGTAGCCGCCACGAAGATTTCGCGAGCTCCCGCTTCGTGTACGCGGGCGGCAGCACCGCAGATCGAACCGCCGGTGGTGATCATGTCGTCGAACATGAATGCGACCTTTCCCTCAATGGGACCGCCGATGATGTGTTCCTGGCGAGTCTCCATGGCGTTATCGCGGCGCTTATCGACGATCGCTAACTTGCCACCCATCCGCTTCGCATATCCGAGAGCCCGCTTGATGCTGCCCACATCGGGACTGACGACGACTCGCTCACCTTCGCCAAACGGCAGTGACGAAGCAAACTCTTGCAGCACCGGTGCGGCGTAAAGATTATCGACCGGGCAATCGAAAAAGCCCTGAATCTGCGGCGAATGGAGGTCCATCGTCAGTACGCGGTCGGCACCAGCGCGGGTGATGAGATTCGCCACGAGCTTGGCGGTGATCGGTACGCGCCCTTCGTCTTTGCGGTCTTGCCGGGCATAACCAAAGTAAGGAATGACCGCTGTAATGCGTTCGGCCGAAGCCCGCTTACAGCTGTCGATCATGATTAGGAGTTCCATCAAGTTGTCGTTGACGGGTGGGCAGGTGGGCTGCACCAGAAAGATATCGCGGCCGCGAATGTCTTCTTCGATCTTGCAGAAGTTTTCGCCGTCCGGAAACTTGCCCAGCGTGATTTCGGCCAGCGGCAAATGCAGAAAATTGCAAATGCTCTTGGCCAAAGGTCGGTTGGCCTGGCCGGAAAAGATCTTCAGTTCACGCATTGTTTTGGTTAGCCCGACGCGTCAGCGAGGGAGAGGTGAATTAAACCGCTGCGACGTTGAGGGCGTTCTTAAATGGATCGAGAGACAAGGAACGAGAGATGTCAGATAGACGCGAAATTGCATTTCACCCTCGCTAACGCGTCGGGCTAAATGGGTTTACAGCAGCCCGTAGTTGACCAAGGTTTGCTTCAGCTTGGTCTCGCCCGCGGCATCGAGGGGCGTCATTGGCAAACGCAATTCGCCCGTGTCGCGCCCGAGCATCTTCATGGCTGCCTTAAGTGGAATTGGATTGGTAGAGAGGCCCAGCATGTCGCGACACAGGTGGAACAGCTTGTGGTGCCACTTCTCGGCTCCCTTGGTATCGCCCTGGGAATAAGCGTTGAGCAGGGCGAGCATATCCTTGGGGACGATGTTGCCGACCACGGAGATGACACCTTCGCCACCGACCGAGAGGAGTGGCAGCGTCAGGCTGTCGTCGCCACTGAGAATCGTGAGATCGGTGCTGCTGAGAATCTGCGAGGCTTGGTCGAGCGAGCCGGTGGCTTCTTTCACACAGGTGATGTTCGGCAATGTGGCCAGACGAACGAACGTTTCAGGCTCAATGTTCTTGCCAGTGCGGCCCGGAATGTTGTAGACGCAAATCGGAATACCTACTTGCTCCGCTACAGCCTTGTAATGTTGGAAGAAACCTTCCTGCGTCGGCTTGTTGTAGTAGGGAGCTACCATCAGTGCGGCGTCAGCACCTTCCTTGGCGGCCCACTTGGTCAGGCGCAGCGCTTCGGCCGTGCTGTTGGAACCGGTTCCCGGCATCACTTTGCAGCGGCCGCGGGCCGTTTGCACGACGATGGAAATGACCCGCTCGTGTTCTTCGTGCGAGAGGGTGGGGGATTCGCCGGTGGTGCCAACCGGGCAGAGCCCGTGAGTGCCGGCCGCGATTTGAAACTCGACCTGCTCCTTGAGCTTGGCTTCGTCCAATTGGCCATTCTTAAGAGGGGTGGTAATCGCAACCCACAAACCTGCAAACGCCGAACCTTTCCGCGCCATAACCACATCCACCTTAGAAGATCGCCAGCTTCGTAAAAATCGCTCTCGTCGGTTGGACTGATTGGTAAGCCAGTTCGGCCACTTTGGTCGTACCGCGAGCAAACGATCATGATAGCGCCCGCAGGCGGAAGTTCGCAATGGGCAGACTGAGCGTGCGGGCCTTGTCGCTGGCTTTCAACGGCCCGGTGCGTAGGCTATTCTGGGGGCACTTACAGAACCCTGCCGGAACGCATGTTTTGGCCGCTGAAGAAGTTGGGAGCCTGCCTCAATGATTTTTGATCTGCTACTTCTCGCGCAAGATGGTGTGCCGCCAGCCGGCGACGGCGCTTGGTTCTTTTGGACGGTCATGGCCATCGTCGTGGTCACCGGCTTCATTCTGCTCATTGCCGCCATCTCGTTCGCCGCCTTCGGCAAGATCTGGTTTCAGGCTTACATGTCGGACGCCGACGTGAGCATGCTCGCCTTGGTCGGCATGTGGTTCCGGCAGGTCAATATGCGAATCGTCGTGCAAGCCAAGATCATGGCCGCCCAAGCCGGGTTGGATATCAACCGCCGCACAGGCATCAGCACCGCCCGCGTCGAAGCCCACTATCTGGCAGGCGGTAACGTGATGAACGTCATCCACGCTATCATCGCCGCCCACCGCGCGGGAATTCCCCTTGATTTCGATCAGGCAGCTGCCATCGACCTTGCCGGCCGCGATGTGCTTGATGCAGTCCGCACGAGCGTGCATCCCAAAGTCATCGACTGCCCCGACCCGCGCCGCAGCGGCAACGATACTCTGGCAGCCGTCGCCAAAGATGGCATTGAACTCCGCGTAAAGGCCCGCGTCACCGTGCGCACGAATCTTGCCCGCCTGATCGGTGGTGCAACGGAAGACACTGTGATTGCTCGCGTCGGTGAAGGGATCATCACCTCGATTGGTTCGTCAGCTACCCATAAAGATGTGCTCGCCAATCCGAACCGCATTTCCAAAGCGGTGCTCGATCGCGGGCTGGACAATCAAACCGCTTTCGAAATCGTGTCGATCGACATTGCCCACGTGGTCGTTGGTCAAAACATCGGTGCTCGCTTGCAAGCCGATGCTGCGGAAGCGGATACACGCGTCGCCCGCGCTTTGGCAGAACAACGTCGCAGCGAAGCCGTAGCCCACGAGCAGGAAATGAAAGCCAAAGTCGCCGAAAATCGGGCGGCACTCGTCGAAGCAGAAGCCCAGGTACCGCTGGCAATGGCCACGGCATTCCAAAAGGGAAATCTGTCGACGGCGAACTGATCTAGAATAAAGTACTCCCACCGCTGAGGATGCTCCCATGCTTGCCTGGCTGTTGCTCGCTGCTACGTTCTCGGGCGAACTTGTCCCAGCAGATGTGGCGTTGCTCGAGACTTTTCGTGACGAGTTTGTACTAATCACGCCGGGATCAGGAAAGTTTCCCGCCGACGAGAAGGTTAAAGAACCGTTTGCCATTTCACGGTACGAAGTGACCCAAAACGTTTGGGGCGTCGCGCTCGGCAAGAATCCCAGCGAATGGAAAGGTGAACGCAACTCTTGCGAACGTTTCGATTTTCAGGAAGCGAAGCATTTTTGCGAACGCATTACTTCGGAACTCCGTAATCGAAAGCTGATCGGTCCCAAGCAGGAGATAAGGCTCCCCACGTCTGACGAATGGAATTACGCAGCCGCGGCCGGCACTAAAACGAAATACTCCTTTGGCGATGATGAAAGCCAACTCGGGCAGTTTGGCTGGTTCCATGGAAATGCCGCGGGCAACGATCCCGTCGTCGGCGCCAAGAAGCCGAATGATTGGGGCCTCTACGACGTGCATGGCTATTTGTGGGAATGGTGTACCACCGAAGCTGGGCCCGTGCTGCGAGGTGGTAGTTGGACCGATCCGGCCGACCAATTGGCAACGGCAATTGTGAAAAAGGTTGCCCCAGAAACGCGCGGCCCGCACATTGGTCTGCGCTGTGTGCTCGCAGGCGAAGGGATTACCACAGCGAAGTTCGTTGCCGTGGCCGAACCGATGAAAGGCGTTTTCGCGCCGGTAAAACAACGGGCGATTATCCCAGAAACGTCCAAGCTGGAAAAACTATGGGCCGAGGGTGAATTCACCGAAGGTCCAGCGACCGCGCCCGATGGCTCCATTTTGTTTTCGGATATCGGCACGAAGATTTTTCGCTTCGACCCGACGACCAAACAAACGAAGCTCTTTCGCGAACCCAGTGGCCGGAGCAATGGCTTGCTGTTCGATGCCAGTGGCCGGCTGATTGCCTGCGAAGGAGCCAACACTGGCGGCAATCGACGGATTTCGATCACCACGGGCATTCAGGGGGCGACCGACGGCAAGATTGAAACACTGGCAGACAACTTTGAAGGGAAGCGTTTCAATAGCCCGAATGACTTGGCCATTGATGGTCAGGGGCGCACCTATTTCACCGATCCACGTTACGTCGGTGACGATCCGCGCGATCTGGATTTTGAAGCAGTCTTCATCGTCGACGCGCCAACTGCTGGAAAAAAGAGCAACGTCCGCGTGGCCACTCGCGAAGTGCAAAAGCCGAATGGAATTCTGGTTTCAGCAGATGGTAAGACGGTCTTCATCGCCGACAACAATCCCAAGGGTAACGTGCAACTGGTGGCGATGAGCGTCGAGCCTGATGGCAAGCTCGCCGACAAACGGGTGCTGTTCGATTTCGTCAGCGGCCGCGGCATCGATGGCATGACGCTCGACAAAGCGGGCAATATCTACGCCACGGCTGGCACCGGCAAAAAAGCAGGAATCTACGTGTTCTCGTCCAGCGGCGAGCATCTGGCGTTTATCGCCACTCCTGGTGACCCGACCAATTGCACCTTCGGCGCGAACCAAAATGAAGGTGCTTACCTCTATATCACCGCCTCGACCGGACCGAAGAACAATGGCCAGGATCCCAAGTTCGGGTTGTTTCGCATCTTGCTGCCGGTGCAAGGTCAACACGTAGTGAAGTTGATGCCGTGAGTGCAGAGACTTGAGCCCTCCACACCACTTTTGAGTCGATGAACGCATCCTTCGAGTGTGAACTTTGCCTCCGTCTGCTCAAAGGAAAAGGGAGCCGGCATCACCTCATACCACGAGCCTGTCATCGTCGCACCTGGTTTCGCAATCGTTACTCGCGCGAGCAACGGCTGTCGACCATCGAGCTTTGCAGCGATTGCCATGCAGCCATTCACGACTTGATTCCGGACGAGCGCGAGCTGGGCCGGTCGTATTTCACGGTCGAGTTGCTGGCGAGTCATCCGGCCGTCGCTAAATATTTAGTGTGGGTCCGCAAGCAGAAGTAATCTCACAGCCAAGACTGGCATCTCGCGCGGCCAACTGCTAGGGTAGATCGACGTGGCAGCTATCGAATGCCTGCCGCAGCCGAAGCAAATGGCTTCTGGCTCCCGCCTTTCCTTCCTAGGAGAATGAATCATGTCGAAGTGGAATACCTTGCTCCTTACCGGTGTTGTTGCAGCGTGCATCAGCACTGTTTACGCCGCCGATAAAGCGCCTACCGCCGAAAAGGCCCCTGCTGTGCTCGAACACAAAGTGAAAAATATTGCCGGGCAAGAAGTCGATCTGTCGAAGTACAAGGGAAAAGTGCTGCTGGTGGTTAATGTCGCCAGCCGCTGCGGCTTGACCGACCAATATGAACAACTTCAAGGACTGCACGATAAGTACAGCGACAAGGGCTTGGCCGTGATGGGTTTCCCTTGCAATCAATTCGGCAAGCAAGAGCCCGGTTCAGAGGCTGATATCGCCGCCTTTTGCACGAAGGATTACGGCGTGAAGTTCGATATGTTCTCGAAGCTCAACGTCAACACGATCAAGAAGGACGGCAAAGTGATCGAGGAAGCCGACCCGTTTTATCAGAGCCTGACTTCGACCGAAACGAAGCCAGCCGGTAAGGGAAACATCACCTGGAATTTCGAGAAGTTCGTTATCGGTCGCAATGGCGAAGTGGTCGCCCGCTTTGCTCCCCGCACTTCACCCGACGATGCCGAAGTAGTGAAGGTGATCGAAGCCGAACTGGCCAAGAAATAATTAGTCAAGCCACCGAACAATAAATCGCTTCGCTTCAGCCCCCGGTCGGTTATCTTGCCGACCGAGGGGCTGTTTTTTTAGCCGAAGAAGCGGACTGCGTTCTCGAATACAGCCACGCCATCGCCCCGTTCGCGCAGTTCGCGAGTCCAGCGCGGATGATGCGTCGGATCGATGTGGCGTTCGGGGTGCGGCATCAAACCGAAGACGCGGCCGGTGTCATCACACAAACCGGCAACATTGCGCTGCGCGCCATTAGGATTCAGGGGGTAGGGGAGCAACCCTGCTTCCGTCAACTTCGCATCCGGGGCGGAGCCATCTTGAGGCAGGTCATATCGCAACGTGAGTTGCCCGGCGGAATCCAACTGATTGAGCGTGGCTTCGTCGCGGGCGATGAACTTTCCTTCGGCATGTGCGATCGGCAGGTACATCGATTCGATCCCCTGCAAGAAGACGCATTTCTGGCTGGCGGTGCGTAGCCAAATCCAACGATCTTCGAACTTGCCGCTGTCGTTGAGAGTAAGCGTAGCTTGCGGCTCATCCGCGCGATCGGGAAGCAAGATGCCGGACTTGATCAAGATTTGAAAGCCGTTGCAAATTCCCAGGATCAGTTTTCCTGCAGCGCGAAATTCCTGCAGCGTGTCGCGCAAGTGATGACGAATCTGGTTGCCGAAGATCCGCCCCGCGGCGATATCGTCGCCATAGCTGAAACCGCCGGGAATGCTGAGGATCTGAAAATCGGCGGCCAGGACGGGGCGCTCGAGAAGACGATTGAGATGCACCACCTCGGCCTTAGCGCCGGCGGTTTCAAACGCGAAAGCTGTTTCCTGGTCGCAATTGCTTCCCGGGGCCCGCAAGATCAACACGCGCGGAGTTGCCATCGCTCCATCCCTATCAAAATCGCTGCTTTGCTCAGCTTGACTTGTGCCAAAACCTGAACTGCCAGCGTAACAAGCGAGCCCGGTTTTCGGTAGGCGGCAGGCGGTGGCAGCGACCGTAACAATCGGGCACAGTTCGTCCGTTTCGCCTATTTCCCCTGGCAGTCATTAGGGCGATAATTGAGTAGAGATTGATTCACAACCAGGAGGCGGGACCATGCAAGCCAAAAAGATTTTGTTGCCAGTCGATTTTTCCACAGCGGGAGAAGCAGCGCTCAAGATGGCGACGATGCTCGCCCGCGACGGCGGCGGCACGCTGATTATTTTGCATGTGGAAGAACCGCCCATGGCCTATGGCGGCGGCGAACTTTATTACGGACTCGTCGAGCCCGATCGAACCGAACTCTCGCGCATGTTGCACGAGATCAAGCCTTCCGATCCCAGCATCCCGGTTGTCTATCGCCTGGTAACGGGCGACCCGGCAACATCCGTGGTACAAGCAGCTGAAGAAGAAGGGGTCGACTTTATCGTCGTAGGGTCTCATGGACGAACCGGTCTCGGCAGGCTCTTGATGGGGAGCGTTGCCGAATCGATCGTGCGGCATGCCAAGTGTCCTGTCGTCACAGTCAAGGCACCAGCCCCTGCACCGAAGAAGGCATAAAGCAGAATTGGCTCGTCTTGGCACACCACCAAGAAATGACACGGCCCATCGTGAGGTTTTCACAATGGGCCGGATTTTGTTCTGGATCTTGCTGTGTTAGGACCAGCGTTGCTCTTGTTGATTCGTCTGCTCGCCCAGGATCGAACCCTTCATCACCTGGCCACCGAGCGACGTAGTGAGCCCGTTGATTATTTCGGTCATCTGCCCTTCGAGCTGCTTCGGAACTGACTTGACGACTATGTCTCGCAGCAGTCCTAGGGCCGTTCCGACTGCTAAACCTTGTAGCTGGGTCGATGCCGGTCCGAGCCACTCACTTAGGCCAGCCATTAGTTGCGATGGCTGTTTTGGTGCCCGTTCCGCCGGGGGAGCATAATTGGACGGACGACTGGCGGGCGACGGCTCGAAACTGCTGCCGCCGTTGTAGCTGCCCTGAGGCATGCTCCCTTGCGACGCAGACAGGTGACGAAACTTCGCATCTGCAAGTTCATCGGGCGACTTTTTCATCAGCATGTAGCCGCCGACAAAGCCGACCGCAGTGGCACCCGCGACCATCGGCCAAGGATGTCGTTCGACGTGATGGGCAAGGTTGAAAGCTTCGCCCACGGCGTCGACTGTTTCGCGAACTGAAGCCTTCACGTTATACACCGTGTCTTCCACGGCATGCTTAACGTTTTCAACTGTGTCGGCTGCACCCTGAACCGTGTCGGTGACCTGCTTCTCAAGCATTCCCAACTTTTCGGTCAAGGCGTGGCGAGTTTCGTCCATCTGGCCGCGAATTGCCAGGGTCTCTTGAATGCTCATCTCTGCTGAGTGATCCATTGCACATTCTCCTTCAGCGCTCGGGCAGATTCGTCCGGCAGGGGATTGAATTCGTTAAACTTCCGCAGGGCACCATAGAAGACGAGTCCGCCGCCAGCAGCGAGCAGGCCGCCAACAGCTCCAAAGCAGCCCCACAATGGCAACTCCGTCGTTGCCTGGAGTGCGTAAACCAGCATAAAGGACAACAGCGTACCGCCGACCGAAACTAGCGCCAGACCAGTGACCAGCGAGATGACGGCTTGCTTGGTTTTCCGTACGTCTTCTTTCACTTCGGTACGAAACAAAGCCAACTGCTGCTTCATCAGATCTTGCGCGTCGGTGATAATTCCACTCACCAAGTGCGTCATACTCGGGGCAGAGTTTGACTCTGGCAGCGAATTAGCTGACGCCGGGCGATCAGATCGGAAGTCGGTCGCCATGATCGTTAGCTCCGGCTCGTAGTGCAGGCTTTAGCCAGTAGAAACCCGACGCCAGCGGCGATGAGCACAGCCGGAATCGGATTCCGCTTGATCATGGTCGTCATGTCTTCGGCCATGCCGCTGAAGCCCTGCTCTTCGATGTACTTGCCTGTGTTTTCAAGCGTTTCGGCCACCGAACATGCAGCAGAATGCATCATGTCTTCTTCTTGTGGCGCGGCCGAGCGGAGGCTTTCGCCAGCCGACTTCAGCGAACTGCCGATTGCCGACTTCGCGTCAACGGCGCGATGCCCGACGTACGAAGCAGCTTGTTCAGCACCGTGCTTGACCGACGATGCAACGTTCTTGCTCATGTCAGCAACGTAGGTGCCAGCTTCATTCGCAATGTCAGTGGCGGCAGTGGCAAGGTTGCCAGCTGAATTTTCTTCGTTCTTGGTCCGTGGATTGGCAACGTTGGACATGTCTAATCTCCTGCGTGAATTAAGTGGCTCCTCGCTGATAGGTCATCAGCATGCGAACTGTAGATTGCAATGGGCGTGCCAATATCCCGGCTGAGAGCGATTTGGCACTGCAACCTCCTTAGTTTGCCCCCAAACCCCGAAAAACACGGCCAAATCCTGCAATTTCGAATTTCCCTGACAAATCTGGATTTTGCACGACTAATAGGAACATCGAGAATTACCCTGTTGGCACCTGAATGCGGATTCTCCAGACTGGTCGACCAGCAACCGCCGCCAATAATGCCATCCGGTCGAGAAAAATCCTTACAAGCAGAGAAGAGACAGTCGTGTCCCGAGCAACTTCCCATCCCGACAAGCTGTTGAACGGGGCCCAAACCAAGGCTGGCAATTGGAGCTGGCTAAACTTTGGCTTCGCCTTTCTCGTCACTTTTGCCGCAGCTGCTTTCGGAGCGTCTTTTCAGCCG
Above is a window of Anatilimnocola aggregata DNA encoding:
- a CDS encoding HAD family hydrolase; translated protein: MPAIRGVIFDLDGTLVDSRLDFDLMREEMQLPPEMAILEALTKLPPDHAARCKEILDRHEREGAARSQLLPGVADLLHAVKVRQWHQAIVTRNSRPVTEATLRGVGLHFPQVITRDDGPVKPHPWPIEKICREWQVHPAEVVMIGDYRFDIECGRAAGARTVLLTGEVDPHTYENREGADLVLRSLAEPTLLLDWLESL
- a CDS encoding UDP-glucuronic acid decarboxylase family protein; translation: MIKRILVTGGAGFLGSHLCERLVELGHDVICLDNFFTSQKSNITHLLGRTNFDLIRHDVTLPFWLEVDEIYNLACPAAPGHYQFNPIKTLKTSVMGAINVLGMARRCRAKVLQASTSEVYGDPEVHPQREDYRGSVNPIGPRACYDEGKRAAEALFMDYHRVNRINIRIVRIFNTYGPRMHPFDGRVVSNFIRQALQGEDITLFGNGQQTRSFCYRDDLIDGMIRMMEGPDDFIGPVNLGNPDEFTVRELAELVLQLTGSTSKIIHEPLPADDPTRRRPDIGLALAKLGWQPTISLREGLQKTIEWFRNIDLTHYRPPTPNY
- a CDS encoding amidohydrolase family protein gives rise to the protein MDQRTTTTAYRARWVFPVERPPIEQGVVTVANGLIVGVGQQPVEGAAVVDLGNVALLPGLINAHTHLEFSLFNRPFGQRGTSFATWLKQVVAWRREQPAVLGQEEWALAQGLNEVRTTATAAIGEIATPLFSDCWRNQPTEQAGVIFLELLSLNPERVAPLLNLAVEFTRGTWEGNPQRGLSPHAPYTVHPELLAGAVELSRERQIPLTMHLAESREELELLDAQTGPLVELLHNLAAWYPESLRKGTRPLDYLRVLTNAHHALIAHGNYLQADEIAYVAEHRKRLTVVYCPRTQAYFDHDPYPLLQMLHAGARVAVGTDSRASNPDLSVWKELQQVRTTHANVSPEVILTMGTIAGAEALGKQSQHGTLSVGKRAELTIIQLPNEHGDAYEALFSGEQITHPIYRTGC
- a CDS encoding ribose-phosphate diphosphokinase: MRELKIFSGQANRPLAKSICNFLHLPLAEITLGKFPDGENFCKIEEDIRGRDIFLVQPTCPPVNDNLMELLIMIDSCKRASAERITAVIPYFGYARQDRKDEGRVPITAKLVANLITRAGADRVLTMDLHSPQIQGFFDCPVDNLYAAPVLQEFASSLPFGEGERVVVSPDVGSIKRALGYAKRMGGKLAIVDKRRDNAMETRQEHIIGGPIEGKVAFMFDDMITTGGSICGAAARVHEAGAREIFVAATHGVLCGKAIEKIRDSKITTLAVCDTVPVPAEKRLPNLQVLSVAPLLAEAIKRIHHDQSISILFDKSDE
- the dapA gene encoding 4-hydroxy-tetrahydrodipicolinate synthase, with product MARKGSAFAGLWVAITTPLKNGQLDEAKLKEQVEFQIAAGTHGLCPVGTTGESPTLSHEEHERVISIVVQTARGRCKVMPGTGSNSTAEALRLTKWAAKEGADAALMVAPYYNKPTQEGFFQHYKAVAEQVGIPICVYNIPGRTGKNIEPETFVRLATLPNITCVKEATGSLDQASQILSSTDLTILSGDDSLTLPLLSVGGEGVISVVGNIVPKDMLALLNAYSQGDTKGAEKWHHKLFHLCRDMLGLSTNPIPLKAAMKMLGRDTGELRLPMTPLDAAGETKLKQTLVNYGLL
- the floA gene encoding flotillin-like protein FloA (flotillin-like protein involved in membrane lipid rafts); this translates as MIFDLLLLAQDGVPPAGDGAWFFWTVMAIVVVTGFILLIAAISFAAFGKIWFQAYMSDADVSMLALVGMWFRQVNMRIVVQAKIMAAQAGLDINRRTGISTARVEAHYLAGGNVMNVIHAIIAAHRAGIPLDFDQAAAIDLAGRDVLDAVRTSVHPKVIDCPDPRRSGNDTLAAVAKDGIELRVKARVTVRTNLARLIGGATEDTVIARVGEGIITSIGSSATHKDVLANPNRISKAVLDRGLDNQTAFEIVSIDIAHVVVGQNIGARLQADAAEADTRVARALAEQRRSEAVAHEQEMKAKVAENRAALVEAEAQVPLAMATAFQKGNLSTAN